TACGGCCCCGATTCGGAACAGGTCCGCCAGTCTAGCGATGGATACTACTTCGAACCTCATGTGGCGGAACTGATATTCAACCGCATGGTCAAGGCCGAAAAGAGCATCTCGCTCAAGTATCATTACCGGCCGGAGAGCGTCCTCGTCCAGCGCGGAAAGCTGGACGCGGTGTACTTCAAGGATACGAGAAGAAACAGCCGGGTGGAGATCCGCGCGGCTGTGTTCGTTGACGCCACATACGAGGGCGATGTCGCGGCGATGTCAGGCGCGGCGTACAGAGTAGGCCGGGAATCACGCGAGGAGTTCGGCGAGCCGTTCGCCGGCGTGCTCTACATGGATCACTACAGCCGCATGATTCTTCCCGGCTCCACCGGACGCCCGGACAAGCGAGTGCAGGCCTACAACTTCAGACTGACGCTCACCGCCAATCCCGAGAACCGCGTCATGCCGAATAAGCCCGCCGCTTACGATCGGGACGAGTACGTCACCATTTTGCGCTCGATCAAGGAGGGCCGCATCAGGACCGTGCAGGACGTGCTGAACATCGTGTTCATTGCGAACGGCAAGTCGGACACGAACAACATGCCCAGGTCGCTGATCTCTACGGATCTTCCCGAGGAGAACTATACCTATCCCGAAGCGAGTTACCAGGAGCGCGAACGGATCATCCAGCGCCACAAGGATTACACCCTCGGACTGCTTTGGTTCCTTCAGAACGATGCCGAGATGCCGGAAGCTCTCAGAGCCGAGTGCGCCCAGTACGGATTCGCAAGAGACGAGTATCCCGACACGGACGATCACTTTCCGAGGCAGCTCTATGTTCGCGAGGCGAGGAAGATCCTCGGCAACTACAACTTCACCGCCCGAGACGCCATGCTGGGGCCGGGAATCGAGCGTACCCCGATCCATTGGGATAGCATCGCCTGCGGGGGATATGCCATGGACTCGCATGCAACCCGCAAGCGTGAAGAGGGTCACGACGTCATGGAAGGCTTCTACTACATGGGCGGTATGACTCAGCCCTACCAGATACCCTACGGCGTCATGATTCCCCAGCAGATCAACGGACTTCTCGTGCCTGGAGCGGCATCGGCCACGCACATTGGGTTCGGCACTCTGCGGATGGAGCCGGTCTGGATGGCTCTCGGCCAGGCAGCCGGGACCGCGGCGCACGTCGCCCGCCAGCTTTTCGTCGAACCCAGAGATGTCCCGATCAACCGAGTCCAGACGATCCTCCTGAACGACGGTGCGGTCATCACGACATTTAACGAGATGAAGCTGGCGAAGGCGGTGACGACCGACGAGCAGCTCAAGGCGCTGCAGTTCTGGGGCACCCGCGGTTTCTTCACCTCCTACGATGCGCTTCCCAACGAGCCGCTTACTCGCGGGCACGCCGCTTCCTGGCTGATGTCGGCGATCAAGCTGGGTGTTTTTATGACCGGGTGGGGGCCTTTCATGAAACATAACGGTGGAGGCGCCGGGCAGGCGAGCCTCAACCAGCTTCAGAGCATGTATCTGATCCCCGAGGCGGGCGATCCCGAGGCACCGTTGACCCGGAGCGAGATGAACTTCTGGCTTGCCAGGATCGAGCCGTGGATAGACGGGGCGATCGGCGACGAGTGGACCGAGCGCGTGAGTGCCAAGGAATCGCTGCCCGCCCAGATGGAGTCGGCCGACAAGAACCCGATTGTCAGCCGGGTGGAGTTCTGTGAGGCGCTCTACGCGAAGTACCGGTCCGCAACTCCCGGCCCGATTCGATAATAATATGGAGCTTAGGAGCGCGACTCGCGAGTTTCTGAGAGAAAGGAGCATCCAACGTGTCTATAGACCTCATCAGTACCATCAAGGGCTCACTTCTCGAAGGCTTCTTCCCTCAGGGATGGGATCTCGAGAAGATAGACCGGCTCTGCAACCTCCCGCCGGAATGGATCACCGACCGCCAGCCGTGGTGGAACCCCGGATTCCGTCCGATCCCCTGTGAGTCGCTCGCCGACTTCGACGTGATGATGGGCGAGGCAATCGCATCGGCCATCCGCGAGTCGCGCGATGCCGGGCAGCAGATCGCCTTCATCCTTCCCGTCGGTCCGATGGGAATGTACCGCTGGGCGGTCTACTTCCTGAAGGAGTGGGGCGTCAAGTGCGAACACGTCCACGGCTTCAACATGGACGAGTGGAGCGACGGCGAGGGCAACACCGTTGACCCGAGCAGTTCCGAATCGTTCCAGTACGCGATGGAGGATGCTTTCTACGGCCCACTCGGCGAACTGACCGTCCCGAAGGAGCAGAGGCATTTCGCGGTGAAGACCAAGCTTCCGACTTACGGCGAGAAGATTCGCGCGCTCAAGGGGCAGGGCGCGAAGCTCGTGGTCGTCTTCGGTATCGGGCGCGTCTGCCACATCGCCTTCTGGGAGCCGCATTTCGCCGCTGAGTTCTCCCTGGATGAGTGGAAGAAGCAGGACTTCCGGCTCGGCGCGCTGCTCCATCCGCTCACGATCGAGCAGAATGCGATCACGAGCTTCAAGAGCCGCACGACGCTCGTGCCCGCTCGCGCGAACACCATCGGCCCAGGGCTCTTCCTGATGGCGG
The sequence above is a segment of the Armatimonadota bacterium genome. Coding sequences within it:
- a CDS encoding FAD-dependent oxidoreductase gives rise to the protein MMIALSGALALALALPVFGVTAADDSALYEKVRTDVLVVGATPCGISAAVAAARHGERVILADAGDFMGGMMTNGLGVTDIGPRHTIKGIFKEFVDESYSHYLEKYGPDSEQVRQSSDGYYFEPHVAELIFNRMVKAEKSISLKYHYRPESVLVQRGKLDAVYFKDTRRNSRVEIRAAVFVDATYEGDVAAMSGAAYRVGRESREEFGEPFAGVLYMDHYSRMILPGSTGRPDKRVQAYNFRLTLTANPENRVMPNKPAAYDRDEYVTILRSIKEGRIRTVQDVLNIVFIANGKSDTNNMPRSLISTDLPEENYTYPEASYQERERIIQRHKDYTLGLLWFLQNDAEMPEALRAECAQYGFARDEYPDTDDHFPRQLYVREARKILGNYNFTARDAMLGPGIERTPIHWDSIACGGYAMDSHATRKREEGHDVMEGFYYMGGMTQPYQIPYGVMIPQQINGLLVPGAASATHIGFGTLRMEPVWMALGQAAGTAAHVARQLFVEPRDVPINRVQTILLNDGAVITTFNEMKLAKAVTTDEQLKALQFWGTRGFFTSYDALPNEPLTRGHAASWLMSAIKLGVFMTGWGPFMKHNGGGAGQASLNQLQSMYLIPEAGDPEAPLTRSEMNFWLARIEPWIDGAIGDEWTERVSAKESLPAQMESADKNPIVSRVEFCEALYAKYRSATPGPIR
- a CDS encoding glucosamine-6-phosphate isomerase, with the translated sequence MDLISTIKGSLLEGFFPQGWDLEKIDRLCNLPPEWITDRQPWWNPGFRPIPCESLADFDVMMGEAIASAIRESRDAGQQIAFILPVGPMGMYRWAVYFLKEWGVKCEHVHGFNMDEWSDGEGNTVDPSSSESFQYAMEDAFYGPLGELTVPKEQRHFAVKTKLPTYGEKIRALKGQGAKLVVVFGIGRVCHIAFWEPHFAAEFSLDEWKKQDFRLGALLHPLTIEQNAITSFKSRTTLVPARANTIGPGLFLMADEIIGGADGTLGRGMMWQGMSLWMTLRHEPTPWIPSTFMPTLNGRLFFLKELAGPLVAECN